Proteins from a single region of Butyrivibrio fibrisolvens:
- a CDS encoding RNA-guided endonuclease TnpB family protein translates to MYLTVKQQVKHLSKEDYRTIKELCHTAKNLTNEAIYNVRQYYFTEGEFLKYEKNYALLKNSPNYKALNSNMAQQILKEVDGSFKSFFGLLKLAKQGKYAFKDCKLPHYLSKDGYTTLVIGFVRLNGNKLILPFSNSFKKTHKSVEITIPPVLLDKKVKEIRIIPKANARFFEIQYIYEAEYVQRNLNTNNALALDLGINSLVTAVSSTGRSFIIDGKRLKSINQWFNKENARLQSIKDKQRFGKKTTNRQKAITRDRNNKVNDYMNKAARKIIDYCITNDIGTLIAGYNETFQRSSRIGRQNNQNFVNIPYGLLRDKLEYLCELNGIVFVKQEESYTSKSSFWDKDDIPVYNADNPKEYQFSGDRIHRGLYKTAGGKKINADVNGALNIMRKSSVVDLSILYGRGEVDTPVRIRIA, encoded by the coding sequence ATGTATCTTACTGTTAAACAACAGGTCAAGCATCTGTCTAAGGAAGATTACCGCACCATAAAAGAACTATGCCATACAGCAAAGAATCTTACTAATGAAGCAATCTATAATGTGCGTCAGTATTACTTTACTGAGGGCGAATTCCTTAAATATGAGAAGAACTATGCTCTTTTAAAGAACAGCCCTAACTATAAAGCGTTAAATTCCAACATGGCACAACAGATCCTTAAAGAAGTTGATGGCTCATTTAAGTCATTTTTTGGTCTGCTGAAACTTGCCAAGCAGGGAAAATATGCTTTTAAGGACTGTAAGCTCCCGCATTATCTTTCAAAAGATGGATATACTACACTTGTAATAGGCTTTGTACGGCTTAATGGAAATAAATTGATACTTCCATTTTCTAACAGCTTTAAGAAAACACATAAGTCTGTTGAAATAACAATACCTCCCGTACTTCTTGATAAAAAAGTTAAAGAGATACGTATTATCCCTAAAGCTAATGCAAGGTTCTTTGAAATTCAGTACATCTATGAAGCTGAATATGTTCAGAGAAATCTTAATACTAACAATGCACTTGCTTTGGACTTGGGAATCAATAGTCTCGTAACAGCAGTATCAAGCACCGGCAGATCATTCATCATTGATGGCAAAAGGCTTAAATCTATCAATCAGTGGTTTAACAAAGAAAATGCTCGTTTGCAGTCTATTAAGGATAAGCAGCGCTTTGGTAAAAAGACTACTAACAGGCAGAAAGCTATAACTCGTGACCGAAACAATAAGGTCAATGACTATATGAACAAGGCTGCCCGCAAGATAATAGATTACTGCATCACTAACGATATAGGTACGCTTATTGCTGGTTATAACGAAACGTTTCAGCGCAGCAGTCGTATAGGCAGGCAGAATAACCAGAACTTTGTTAATATCCCATATGGCCTGCTTCGTGACAAGCTCGAATATCTCTGTGAACTTAATGGTATTGTATTTGTAAAGCAGGAAGAGTCCTATACATCAAAATCCTCATTTTGGGATAAGGATGATATACCTGTCTACAATGCTGATAATCCAAAGGAGTATCAGTTTAGCGGAGACCGAATACATCGTGGTCTTTACAAAACTGCAGGTGGTAAAAAAATCAATGCTGATGTTAACGGCGCATTGAATATCATGCGTAAAAGTAGCGTTGTGGATCTTAGTATCCTATACGGTAGGGGCGAAGTGGACACGCCCGTAAGAATAAGGATTGCCTGA
- a CDS encoding response regulator transcription factor, whose product MRLLLAEDEEELSNALVAILRHSSYTVDAVYDGEDALEYGLSGEYDGIILDIMMPKLEGTEVLKKLREAGITTPVLFLTAKSETDDKIKGLDLGADDYLTKPFDMGELLARIRAMTRRKADFSHTSLSCGNLVLDRNTYELSTEGHDAIRLAGREFQMMEMLMTTPGRVISVDNFMDRIWADGEADVNVVWVYISNLRKKLSALESTAEIKAARGVGYSIHEKKDA is encoded by the coding sequence ATGCGTCTGTTACTTGCAGAAGATGAAGAAGAGCTTTCTAATGCGCTGGTAGCTATATTGCGACACTCAAGCTACACGGTTGATGCTGTGTATGATGGCGAAGACGCGCTTGAATACGGTCTTTCAGGTGAATATGATGGGATAATTTTAGATATCATGATGCCCAAACTGGAAGGAACAGAGGTTCTTAAAAAGCTTAGGGAAGCCGGGATCACGACTCCTGTTTTATTCCTTACGGCTAAGAGCGAAACAGATGATAAGATTAAAGGTCTTGACCTTGGAGCTGATGATTACCTGACTAAACCCTTTGATATGGGGGAGCTTCTTGCAAGAATTCGTGCAATGACAAGGCGCAAAGCCGACTTTAGCCATACATCCCTATCCTGCGGCAATCTTGTTCTTGACCGCAACACATATGAGCTTTCCACAGAAGGACATGATGCTATCCGCCTTGCAGGCAGAGAGTTTCAGATGATGGAGATGCTTATGACAACTCCAGGAAGAGTTATATCTGTAGATAACTTTATGGACAGGATCTGGGCAGACGGCGAAGCGGACGTTAACGTTGTATGGGTTTATATATCCAATCTTCGCAAGAAACTTTCAGCGCTTGAATCAACAGCTGAGATTAAGGCAGCCAGAGGAGTTGGATATTCGATTCACGAAAAGAAGGATGCATAA
- a CDS encoding putative manganese transporter produces MELLLDVILDTVIDGVKILPFLFITYLLMELLEKHTMDKAGDIVRKAGKSGPLWGSLLGVVPQCGFSAAASNLYAGRVITVGTLIAIYLSTSDEMLPLMISNRLPVSKILPILGLKALVGIIAGFIVDFAANKTRKLRHLGREDFRIEEMCEREHCHCEEEEEGSVIRSAFIHTLHIFIYILILTFILNFAVELIGEDTIKSVITANSLAGHLVAGVIGLIPNCAASIIITELYLGGMISMGTMMSGLLVGAGIGLLVLFRVNPEIKRNIHITAILYGTGVFFGILIDLIVR; encoded by the coding sequence ATGGAATTATTATTAGATGTAATCCTTGATACAGTAATAGATGGAGTTAAGATCCTTCCATTTCTTTTTATAACATACCTTTTAATGGAACTTTTGGAAAAGCATACCATGGATAAGGCTGGTGATATCGTAAGAAAGGCTGGTAAATCCGGACCTTTGTGGGGATCACTTCTTGGAGTAGTGCCCCAGTGCGGATTTTCTGCGGCTGCGTCTAACCTGTACGCAGGCCGCGTCATCACAGTAGGAACTCTTATCGCAATATACCTGTCTACATCAGATGAGATGCTTCCTTTAATGATCTCAAACAGATTGCCTGTATCCAAGATCCTGCCAATACTTGGACTTAAGGCTCTTGTTGGTATCATAGCCGGTTTCATCGTAGACTTTGCTGCCAATAAGACAAGAAAGCTTCGTCATCTTGGAAGAGAAGACTTCAGAATAGAAGAGATGTGCGAGCGCGAGCACTGCCACTGCGAAGAAGAGGAAGAGGGTAGTGTTATAAGATCTGCCTTTATTCATACCCTTCATATCTTCATATACATCCTTATCCTTACTTTTATACTTAATTTTGCAGTTGAACTTATAGGCGAAGATACGATCAAATCAGTAATAACAGCTAACTCCCTTGCCGGACACCTTGTGGCAGGAGTTATAGGCCTTATCCCTAACTGCGCTGCTTCTATAATCATTACTGAGCTTTACCTTGGCGGTATGATATCCATGGGAACCATGATGTCAGGACTTCTTGTTGGTGCTGGAATTGGACTTCTTGTTCTTTTCAGAGTTAATCCTGAGATCAAGAGAAATATCCACATCACAGCAATCCTTTATGGCACCGGAGTTTTCTTTGGAATACTGATCGACCTGATCGTTAGATGA
- a CDS encoding HAMP domain-containing sensor histidine kinase: MVSKLRRKFVITAMSALLVILVVLIGVINISNFVEVTKSADELLTILADNDGNFPDMNPAFDQGKNDSGSPDKKQDDLENSEDVAAPDNDSGSALPPAPKDEELKRDIYYYTKSIEAPFSTRYFWVRFDTTGEITQIDTSHIALISEDTAGEMAQSIYEDSGTKGYKSSYRYYVTQSENGDTMILFKDCSSDLYNAVRLLRNTFMLMLVCLLAMFILVWTMSGHAVSPVVESLEKQKQFITDAGHELKTPLAVISANIDVIELDNGKSEWTKSIKNQVNRMAELVKNMLTLTRMEEESVKTVFSDIDLSSILAEASNSFSAVADASNKKYTVDIEKGVHIKGDRNSITQLASLLIDNAMKYSSENGEVNISMHQGKHVEFEVRNTCDNIPEGNLDKLFDRFYRADTSRSRKSGGYGIGLSVARAIAISHGGNIEALRDGDHVIRFVVKLPKGKA, translated from the coding sequence ATGGTTAGTAAGCTTCGTAGAAAGTTCGTTATAACTGCAATGAGCGCACTGCTTGTTATTCTTGTGGTACTTATTGGCGTTATTAATATATCGAATTTTGTAGAGGTTACAAAAAGCGCTGATGAGCTTCTGACTATCCTTGCGGATAATGACGGTAACTTTCCTGATATGAATCCTGCGTTTGATCAGGGCAAAAATGATTCGGGTTCTCCTGACAAGAAGCAAGACGACTTGGAGAATTCAGAAGATGTTGCAGCACCAGACAATGACAGCGGTTCTGCACTCCCGCCTGCACCAAAAGATGAAGAATTAAAGCGGGATATTTACTATTATACAAAAAGTATAGAAGCCCCTTTTTCCACAAGATATTTCTGGGTCAGGTTTGATACAACAGGTGAGATTACCCAGATTGATACCAGCCACATAGCTCTGATATCAGAAGATACTGCTGGCGAGATGGCGCAGAGCATCTATGAAGATTCCGGTACTAAAGGCTATAAGTCTTCTTATAGATATTATGTCACGCAGTCTGAAAATGGTGACACCATGATACTTTTCAAGGACTGTAGCTCGGATCTTTATAATGCAGTCAGGCTTCTTCGAAATACGTTTATGTTAATGCTTGTATGCCTGCTTGCCATGTTCATCCTTGTGTGGACCATGTCTGGACATGCAGTATCTCCTGTAGTTGAATCGCTTGAGAAACAAAAACAGTTCATTACTGATGCAGGGCATGAACTTAAGACGCCACTGGCTGTTATTTCAGCCAATATCGATGTTATAGAGCTTGATAATGGTAAGAGCGAGTGGACAAAGAGTATCAAGAACCAGGTCAACCGCATGGCAGAGCTTGTTAAGAACATGCTCACTTTGACCCGTATGGAAGAAGAGAGCGTTAAGACTGTTTTTTCAGATATTGATCTTAGCAGTATTCTGGCGGAAGCTTCAAATAGTTTTAGTGCTGTTGCAGATGCTTCAAATAAAAAATATACAGTTGATATAGAAAAAGGTGTTCACATTAAAGGCGACAGGAATTCAATTACTCAGCTGGCTTCGCTTCTTATAGATAATGCTATGAAATACTCATCCGAAAATGGTGAAGTTAATATCAGCATGCATCAGGGAAAGCACGTGGAATTTGAGGTCAGAAATACCTGTGATAATATCCCCGAAGGGAATCTCGACAAGCTTTTTGACAGGTTCTACAGAGCAGATACTTCGAGAAGCAGAAAGAGCGGTGGATACGGCATAGGTCTGTCGGTTGCAAGAGCGATAGCTATCTCACATGGTGGTAATATAGAAGCCTTGAGAGATGGTGATCACGTAATAAGATTTGTAGTAAAGCTTCCGAAAGGAAAAGCATAG
- the cbiQ gene encoding cobalt ECF transporter T component CbiQ: protein MSSIEKNIRELNRLQDLQQRSHWMNDLHPVGKLLISVLYIFLVASIDKYDIVSLILMSVYLVFAFLIGELSLKDGLYRMRLIIPLVVFIGIFNPFFDKDIVLYIGNIGVSGGVLSMITLFIKGMYSVLSAYVLIATTSIDDICYALRVIKVPKIIVIVIMLIYRYFDVMALEAQRITTAYSLRAPSQKGIHYNAWGALVGQWLLRSMDRAEMVYESMLLRGFNGEFAFKKRKLKPADIIYPVVWACILVVIKLRIIF, encoded by the coding sequence ATGAGTTCTATTGAAAAAAACATAAGAGAACTTAACAGACTTCAAGACTTGCAGCAGCGTTCTCATTGGATGAATGACCTTCATCCTGTGGGGAAGCTGCTTATTAGCGTGTTATATATTTTTCTTGTGGCATCAATTGATAAGTATGATATAGTGTCACTTATTCTTATGTCAGTCTATCTTGTTTTTGCATTCCTTATAGGTGAACTGTCGCTTAAAGACGGCCTTTACAGGATGAGACTTATAATCCCTCTTGTAGTATTTATTGGTATATTCAATCCTTTTTTTGACAAAGATATCGTATTATATATTGGAAATATCGGAGTATCAGGCGGAGTTTTATCCATGATCACTCTTTTCATAAAGGGTATGTATTCTGTTCTTTCAGCCTATGTACTGATCGCCACGACTTCTATAGATGATATCTGTTATGCCCTTAGGGTCATTAAGGTTCCAAAGATCATAGTGATAGTGATCATGCTTATCTACAGATATTTTGACGTAATGGCACTTGAAGCTCAGAGGATAACAACAGCTTATAGCCTGCGGGCTCCGTCTCAGAAGGGCATCCACTACAATGCCTGGGGAGCACTGGTCGGTCAGTGGCTTCTTCGAAGCATGGACAGGGCAGAGATGGTTTATGAGAGCATGCTTCTTCGCGGCTTTAACGGTGAATTTGCATTTAAGAAAAGAAAGTTAAAGCCTGCGGATATT
- a CDS encoding Fur family transcriptional regulator, producing MSCKIHPETVERQMERNWPEGIKKTKQRLEIYHILADAIKPLTATEIFEELKNEDGSPRYAFSTVYRCLQTFENAGILTKSTAVTSENAMYELRLAQHRHYAICLKCKERFPLRTCFLGDLKNMLPANMDEFQITGHQLEIYGYCPKCNQK from the coding sequence ATGTCATGTAAAATCCACCCTGAGACCGTTGAGCGTCAGATGGAGCGCAACTGGCCTGAAGGAATCAAAAAGACCAAGCAAAGACTTGAAATATATCATATCCTTGCAGATGCAATAAAACCCTTAACTGCAACAGAGATCTTTGAGGAACTCAAAAATGAAGACGGAAGCCCAAGGTATGCCTTTTCTACAGTATACAGATGCCTTCAGACCTTTGAAAACGCAGGGATTCTGACCAAATCAACAGCAGTTACAAGCGAAAACGCCATGTACGAGCTTCGCCTTGCCCAGCACAGGCATTATGCTATTTGCCTTAAATGTAAGGAAAGATTCCCTTTAAGGACATGCTTTTTGGGAGATCTTAAAAACATGCTCCCTGCCAATATGGATGAATTTCAGATAACCGGCCACCAGCTTGAGATCTACGGCTACTGCCCGAAGTGTAACCAAAAATAA
- a CDS encoding energy-coupling factor ABC transporter permease, translating into MHMADALVVPAVAGTMYVLSTATAGLSVKKVREENDPKKIPVMGVMGAFVFATQMLNFTIPGTGSSGHLCGGMMLSAMLGPYAGFLTMIGVLLVQCLLFADGGLMALGCNVWNMAFYGCFVGALLIWRPIMKKGATRGKIIAASILGCVLTLQLGAFSVSIETLISGITELPFSVFVATMQPIHLAIGFVEGLITAAVLVFVNEARPELLWGVGEKANEGKLGFKPTIAVLAVAAAICGGIVSLFASAFPDGLEWSMEKVAGTAELEAAGGAYDTAAGIQEATSLLPDYAFKGSESALGTSFSGIVGALVVVLITVGACYAFRFFRKKNASNQTA; encoded by the coding sequence ATGCATATGGCAGATGCGCTTGTAGTTCCTGCAGTAGCCGGAACTATGTATGTATTATCAACAGCAACAGCTGGTCTTTCTGTAAAAAAAGTCAGAGAAGAAAACGATCCTAAGAAGATCCCTGTAATGGGCGTAATGGGAGCATTCGTATTCGCAACACAGATGCTCAACTTTACAATTCCCGGAACAGGTTCATCAGGACATCTTTGCGGAGGAATGATGCTTTCCGCAATGCTTGGACCTTATGCAGGATTTCTTACAATGATAGGAGTGCTGCTAGTCCAATGTTTACTGTTTGCAGATGGCGGACTTATGGCACTTGGATGTAACGTATGGAATATGGCCTTTTACGGATGCTTTGTAGGAGCTCTTCTTATCTGGCGTCCTATTATGAAAAAAGGTGCAACTCGTGGAAAGATAATAGCAGCTTCCATACTTGGCTGCGTTTTGACACTTCAGCTTGGCGCTTTCTCTGTTTCAATAGAGACCCTTATTTCAGGTATTACTGAGCTTCCATTCTCAGTATTTGTAGCAACAATGCAGCCTATCCATCTTGCGATCGGATTTGTAGAAGGTCTTATTACAGCAGCTGTTTTAGTATTTGTAAATGAAGCAAGACCTGAGCTCTTATGGGGCGTTGGCGAAAAAGCAAACGAAGGCAAGCTTGGCTTTAAGCCTACAATTGCAGTTCTTGCAGTAGCAGCAGCTATCTGCGGTGGTATTGTATCACTCTTTGCATCAGCTTTCCCAGATGGTCTTGAGTGGTCTATGGAGAAAGTTGCAGGTACAGCTGAGCTCGAGGCAGCAGGCGGAGCTTATGATACAGCAGCAGGAATTCAGGAAGCTACATCACTTCTTCCTGACTACGCTTTCAAGGGCAGCGAATCAGCACTTGGAACAAGCTTCTCCGGTATCGTAGGTGCACTTGTAGTAGTACTTATAACAGTTGGTGCTTGCTACGCTTTCAGATTTTTCAGAAAAAAGAATGCGTCTAATCAGACTGCATGA
- a CDS encoding PH domain-containing protein produces the protein MNLKITEEGKMNAIRAAVRPGENVRAAAYGQLITVKAALLYYMFGALGALLAGAKTRNGFTILTDNTVKIVCMNAFDMTKVDDVFEIPFNEFKKVKYKKPKFGSHIITFKVNKTTYKLTLFKNAGKHIQNQKENVEVFSQFFDNLKNMQKAS, from the coding sequence ATGAATCTTAAGATCACAGAAGAAGGCAAAATGAATGCAATCAGAGCTGCCGTTCGTCCGGGCGAAAACGTAAGAGCAGCTGCATATGGACAGCTCATAACTGTTAAAGCAGCTTTACTGTATTACATGTTTGGCGCTTTAGGTGCTTTACTTGCAGGTGCAAAGACAAGAAATGGTTTTACTATTCTTACAGACAATACTGTCAAAATTGTTTGTATGAATGCTTTTGACATGACCAAGGTTGACGACGTATTCGAGATTCCTTTTAACGAATTTAAAAAGGTTAAATACAAAAAGCCAAAATTCGGTTCTCATATTATCACATTCAAGGTTAACAAGACCACATATAAACTTACTTTGTTTAAAAATGCCGGTAAGCACATCCAGAATCAGAAAGAAAATGTTGAAGTATTCTCTCAGTTCTTTGACAACTTAAAAAATATGCAGAAAGCTTCATAA